A single region of the Halorubrum depositum genome encodes:
- a CDS encoding cupin domain-containing protein, with protein sequence MEKVTLSDAFESIDEQWDPHLAGELNGQAVKLAKAEGEFVWHSHADADELFFVTDGRLRIEFRGRDDVVLEAGELLVVPRGIEHRPVAEPEANILLFEPAGTRNTGDVENELTKEEPERVDG encoded by the coding sequence ATGGAGAAAGTGACCCTCTCGGACGCGTTCGAGTCCATCGACGAGCAGTGGGACCCCCACCTCGCCGGCGAACTGAACGGGCAGGCCGTGAAGCTCGCGAAGGCCGAGGGAGAGTTCGTCTGGCACAGCCACGCCGACGCCGACGAGCTATTCTTCGTCACCGACGGTCGCCTCCGGATCGAGTTCCGCGGCCGCGACGACGTCGTCCTGGAGGCGGGCGAACTGCTCGTCGTCCCCCGCGGGATCGAACACCGACCGGTCGCCGAACCGGAGGCGAACATCCTCCTGTTCGAGCCCGCCGGCACGCGGAACACGGGCGATGTGGAGAACGAGCTGACAAAGGAGGAGCCGGAGCGCGTCGACGGGTGA
- a CDS encoding right-handed parallel beta-helix repeat-containing protein, which yields MANNSSGKTSRRSALQKGGVVLTGAVLGLSSTSTPVAAEPTEIDECMTISESGEYVLSDDLDAEGDCFRLDSSDIILDGNGHTISGDGNGAGITGEKNPVIRNLTIENFGTGCYVSGNEVGEMTLKNVIVSDTFAGIAGDIQVDVNIGNSTIKNNRVGIAPTEAFGITITESILSGNEVAVYATQEGNVMEVKNSTITENATGIEAGIGTFVNNTIANNNGYGLQLGGLVADTSVGPITISGNDIRNNAGPGIKFTAGVGEVRENEIRENQIGIEMTGEFFDGGIPPDYEITKNIIEDNVEFGIKNNADTQFDGQVDTHAPCNYWGDPTGPVHPENPFEDPEGDEIDGDVEFIPWSVEPIRDGEATCIGGQPIGDFQSPPTDPDGDGLYEDINGDSKSDIVDVQALFKNQENETIQNNANAFDFNGDGTVNVVDVQKLFSEM from the coding sequence ATGGCGAACAACTCGAGTGGAAAGACATCGCGTCGATCAGCGCTTCAAAAAGGAGGCGTCGTGCTGACGGGTGCGGTCCTCGGACTTTCGTCCACATCGACGCCGGTGGCCGCCGAGCCGACCGAAATCGATGAGTGTATGACCATCTCCGAATCGGGTGAGTACGTTCTTTCCGATGATCTCGATGCAGAAGGCGATTGTTTTCGGCTCGATAGCTCAGACATCATCTTAGATGGTAACGGCCATACAATTTCCGGCGATGGAAATGGTGCCGGAATAACTGGAGAAAAAAACCCTGTAATTCGTAATCTAACGATAGAGAATTTCGGAACTGGTTGTTATGTTTCCGGAAATGAAGTCGGCGAAATGACACTTAAAAATGTCATTGTGTCAGACACGTTCGCAGGGATCGCTGGAGACATACAGGTAGATGTGAATATCGGAAATTCTACAATAAAAAACAACAGGGTAGGTATCGCTCCTACAGAGGCCTTTGGAATCACGATAACTGAGAGTATCTTAAGCGGAAATGAGGTCGCAGTGTATGCTACCCAGGAAGGAAATGTCATGGAAGTAAAGAATAGCACTATCACAGAGAATGCCACGGGAATTGAGGCTGGTATTGGCACATTCGTCAACAATACCATCGCCAACAACAATGGGTACGGTCTCCAATTAGGCGGCCTAGTGGCGGATACATCCGTCGGCCCCATCACGATCTCCGGAAACGATATTCGAAACAATGCTGGTCCTGGAATCAAGTTCACTGCCGGCGTTGGGGAGGTTCGAGAAAACGAGATTAGGGAGAATCAGATCGGCATTGAGATGACAGGTGAGTTCTTCGATGGCGGCATCCCACCCGATTACGAGATTACGAAAAACATTATCGAAGATAATGTCGAGTTTGGAATAAAGAACAACGCAGATACGCAATTCGACGGTCAGGTAGATACTCATGCGCCCTGCAACTACTGGGGCGACCCGACCGGACCCGTCCACCCGGAGAACCCATTCGAAGACCCGGAGGGTGACGAGATCGACGGCGACGTAGAGTTCATCCCGTGGTCGGTCGAGCCGATACGCGACGGGGAAGCCACCTGTATCGGCGGACAGCCGATCGGTGACTTCCAGAGCCCTCCGACCGATCCGGACGGAGACGGTCTCTACGAGGACATCAACGGTGACAGCAAATCCGACATCGTTGACGTGCAGGCGCTGTTCAAGAATCAGGAGAACGAGACCATTCAGAACAACGCGAACGCGTTCGATTTCAACGGAGATGGCACGGTCAACGTCGTCGACGTTCAGAAGCTGTTCAGCGAAATGTGA